DNA sequence from the Lysinibacillus sp. OF-1 genome:
CGGTGCAATATTATAAAGATATGGCGAAAGAGCTTGAAGCAGCAGGTGCCCATATTTTAGCGATTAAAGATATGGCTGGTTTATTGAAGCCAGAAGCAGCTTATCGTTTAATTTCCGAGTTAAAAGAGACGACAAGTCTGCCAATCCACTTGCATACACATGACACAAGTGGTAACGGGATTTATTTATATGCGAAAGCCATTGAAGCAGGAGTAGATATCATTGATACAGCTCTTGGCTCTATGGCTGGCTTAACATCTCAGCCAAGTGCAAACTCTTTGTACTATGCGATGAAGGGCGGTAAACGCGAGGTACGTGCGGATATAGATGCTTTAGAGAAATTATCGTACTACTGGGAAGATGTACGTAAATACTATAAAGATTTTGAAAGTGGTATGATCAGCCCACATTCTGAAATTTATGTGCATGAGATGCCTGGTGGACAATATAGTAACTTACAGCAGCAAGCAAAAGCAGTGGGTCTTGGCGATCGTTGGGAAGAAGTAAAACATATGTATTCCCGTGTAAATCTACTATTTGGTGATATTGTTAAAGTAACACCATCTTCCAAAGTGGTAGGCGACATGGCACTTTTCATGGTGCAAAATGATTTAGATGAAAACACAGTGCTAACTCGAGGGCAAACGATTGATTTCCCAGATTCTGTTATTGAATTCTTCCAAGGCTATCTTGGACAGCCACATGGCGGATTCCCAGAGGCACTACAGCAGGTTGTGCTCAAAGACCGCCAAGCAATTACAGTTCGTCCAGGAGAGTTATTAGAGCCTATTCAGTTTGAACAATTAGAGACTGTACTGGAGGATAAGTTAAATCGTCCTGTTACGAAAAAGGATGTATTAGCCTATGCACTCTATCCAAAAGTCTTTGAAGAGTATGCGAAAACGGAAGAATCCTTTGGCAATATTTCGGTTCTAGACACACCTACATTCCTATATGGCTTAAAGCTAGGGGAAATTATTGAAGTCGAAATCGAAAAAGGAAAAACGTTAATTATTAAACTTGTTTCCATTGGTGAACCTCAGCACAATGGGACGCGTGTTCTGTACTTCGAGTTAAACGGACAATCTCGTGAATTGGTTATTCAAGATATGACCGTAGAGGTAGATGGTAATCTAGCTTTAAAAGCAGATCCAAGCAATCCAAATCAAATTGGTGCTACAATGCCAGGTACTGTGTTAAAAGTCGTTGTTTCCAAAGGTAGTCCAGTTAAACGCGGTGACCACCTATTAATCACAGAAGCAATGAAAATGGAAACAACCGTTCAAGCACCGAAAGACGGCGTTGTGAAAGAGGTTTATGCAAGTGCAGGGGATGCCATTTCAACAGGGGATTTATTGATTGAAATTGAATAAATAATCATGAAAAAGGTTATGAGATGCTATTTGAGCATCTACATAACCTTTTTCATTGTATTTAAATATTAAATCCTTTAAAATTTGATTAAGTAATCAAAAAAATAATTAATTAATCAGAAGGAGGATCTATGGATAGCCATAAAAACACGTTTATTCAGGAAGCTAGAAAGCAACAAATTATTGCAGCAACTATAACGACGCTAGATGATATTGGTTATATCAAGGCAAGTTTAGCACAAATTGCTAAACGGGCTACTATCAGTACAGCATTAATTTCATACCATTTTGCAGATCGTCAAGATTTGATCGACCAAAGCCTGCAAGCGTTACTTGAACAATCCGCAACATTTATTTTGACAAAAACATATGCTGCCGATGATCCAGCTACACAATTGGCAAATTTCATAGAGGCAAGTATTGCTTATCAAGCGACACATCCGAAGGAGAATGCGGCATTATTAGAAATTATATTCAATGCTCGTACAGCTGAGGATGTTCCTTATTATAAAATTTCGGATGATGGTGAAGATCCTTTATTGAAGGCTTTATGTAAAATATTAGAGGATGGTAAAGAACAGGGGACATTTACTGTTGACTCTGTCCAGGTGATGGCAAAAGTGATTCAAGGTGCTATTGGTGAATATATGCTAATAGGGGGACCGATTTCGGTTGAGGCAGAGGAATATAGTCAAGAAGTAATTAAGATTATGTGGACAGCAATGAAAGTAGAGGGACATAAAAATGCTTAAAGCACTATTTAATTGGATGTTTGTCATTGGTTTAATTCTATTAGGAGGTCGTCTTGTAACGGTTATTTGTCGATATTTCGATATTCCTTTTACAACATTTTTTAAAGACTATGCGCTAGTATCTATGATTATTTTAATTGTAGGAATTATAGGAACGGAGACCTTGAAGAAACAAAAATAAGAATCATAGAAAAAAGATTCGTCACATAATAGGTGGCGAATCTTTTTTGATAGCCTATTTCTTTTTTTCATTATAATTACTACGAGCAACTAACATGATCATGTAGCATAATAGACCGAATAAAAGGGAAATGAATAATGAATGCAGTAAAGCGACTGTTAAATTCAGTCTAGTGAGGACTACTAACATACCAGCAACCACTTGTAAAACTACTATAGTAAAGGCAATAACCCATCCATAGTAAATAACACGTTGATTTTTATATTCTTTCACAGCGTGCCAAGTTATGTATGCAATCCAAATGAAAATAATAAGAACAGCTAGTCGATGTCCCATTTGCACCCACTCGTACATGTTATTCGGTAGTGCGAAAGGTGTTTCATTATAGCAAAATGGCCAGTCAGGACAAATTAAGCTCGAATCTGTATGACGAACCAACGCCCCTGTATAAACAACTAAATAAGAATAAATTGTGACAGCAATTGTATGCCAACGTAACTTTTTACCAATAAATACGTTATCGGCATCAAATTTTCGATCGACCTCAAATACAATCATAGAAAGAAGAAGAACCGCAGCAAAGGAAATAAGAGAAATTCCAAAATGAAGTGCAAGGATGAAATCACCTTGTCCCCATAATACTTGAGCTGCTCCAATAAGAGCTTGCGCGATTAAGAAAAACATCGCTAAGAAACCTAATAGCTTTACTTCACGAATATGTCCGAGTTTACGCCATGTCCAAATGGTTAACACAAGAATTGAAATAGATACGACTCCAGTTACAAGACGATGTGAAAATTCAATCAGGACTTCTGGTGTAATCTCCTTTGGAATAAGAGATCCATTACAATCAGGCCAGTTTCGACCACAGCCTAAGCCACTATCTGTTTTGGTAACGAGAGCCCCACCTAGTAATATAAGGAGCATCCCTACTGTAGCGGCAACAGCAAACCACTTTAAATACCTGTTGTGTTGCATAAAATGAGTCACCTACTTTATCTATCAACATTACAAGAGCGTAATGTTTCTGCTACTAGATAATATCGAAAATACGTATAAAAAACAACTTGTAAAGAGAAGGGAGTAATAGATGTCGAATCCATTTCACAAATTGTTCATAATTTCGTGCTTTAACCTTCACAATTCATTTTAGAAAATGTTTTACTATAGATATGTTGTTTTTATTTATATTTCTAGACAAAACTAATTTTTACAACTTCATCTAAATTTCACTTAATGTCTAGAAATCAATCGCAAATTTCGCTATAGTTATTGTTAGCGGAATATGCTTACAAAAATGAAAGGAGAGGTATTATGTCAAACGGTCGTACACTGGCGGCTACTAGAAATACTGGCCCAGAAACAACATCTGTTGTAAAAGATTTCTTAGCACTAATAAAAATTGGCATCGTTAACTCGAATCTTGTCACAACGTTTACAGGGATGTGGCTGGCTTTTCAGTTTACTAGTAGACATTTCTTGCAAGAGCTTGATGTTATATTCTACACCATGCTGGGTGCGGCATTAATCATTGGTGGCTCAGGTGCAATGAATAACTTCATTGATCAGGATATTGATCCTATCATGAAAAGAACAAAAGCAAGACCGACAGTGACTGGCAGATTCAAGCCGAATTTTGTATTGACCATTGCCCTCTCATTTTTAATTGTAGGTGAAATTTTGTTATTTGCGGCATCGTTTGCAGCCGGCATGTGGGGACTAGCAGGAATATTTGCTTATGTCGTTCTGTATTCAATGTGGTCAAAGAGGAAGCATGTTAGTAACACGGTTGTAGGAAGTATTTCAGGGGCTATACCTCCAGTTATTGGATTTGCAGCGGTTGAACCTGCTTTAGGTCTAGGAGCACTTGCCTTATTTCTTATTATGTTTGCATGGCAGCCACCACATTTCTATGCGCTTGCTATGAAACGTACGGAGGAATATCGTGCAGCTAAAATACCAATGCTACCTGTAGTAAAGGGATTTAAACGTACAAAGTACTCAATGTTATTCTGGATTCTTTTATTATTACCGTTACCTTTCCTTTTACCAGAGCTTGGAATTGGCTTTTTAACTCTTGCCACTGCATTGAATTTGGGTTGGTTAATACTAGCTCTGAAAGGCTTTACAACAAAAGATGATATGAAGTGGGCAAATAAAATGTTTATTTATTCGTTGAATCATATGACCATACTATTTGTAGCCATCATAATATTTGCGCTGTTTAGCTAAAGTTAGGAATTCTTTCTTTTTTTTAAGAATTCATATAGACAGAACTAATGTCCTAGGAACACATGAAAATACAACAAAGAAAGAGGGGTTTAATTAAGCATGATGAAAGGGCTTAAAAAATGGCGTCTTTTTTCACTTCTAGCAGTGATGATGGTTTTCCTTTCAGGTTGTGGTGAAGATTATCTTTCTACACTAAAACCATCTGGAGAAGTAGGTAAACAACAATTAAATTTATTACTGTTAACTACTATAATTATGACGCTAGTAGTAGTAATCGTATCCGTTATTTATTTACTTGCATTCCTAAAATACCGTCGTTCACGCGTTGGTGAAAATGTTATCCCTAAGCAAGTAGAGGGTAGTCACACATTAGAAGTGATTTGGACAGTTATACCGATTATTTTATTATTAATTATCGCTGTACCAGTTGTTACAACTACTTATAAATTTGCAGATGTTGCTGCAATGGATGAGGTAGATGAAGAAGGGAATAAAACTGCCCTAACGATCAATGTAACAGCAAAATTATACTGGTGGGAATTCGAATACCCTAACCAAGGTATCGTAACGGCTCAAGAGCTAGTAGTACCAACAGGTGAAAAGGTTTACTTTAATTTAAAAGCTGCCGATGTTAAGCACTCATTCTGGATTCCTGCTGTAGGCGGTAAAATGGATACAAACGTAGAAAACTTAAACAAATTCTACTTAGTATTTGATAAAGAATCTAAAGATCTTAAAGATGGCGTATTTTATGGAAAATGTGCTGAATTATGTGGACCTTCACATGCATTAATGGACTTTAAAGTAAAAGCATTAAGCCCAGATGCATTTGACGCATGGGTTGATGCAATGAAAGCAACAGAAGGACAAATTGCTGACAAAGCTTCAACAGATCTTGGTGAAGCAACTTTTGCTAACAGCTGCTTAGGCTGTCACGCTATCTCAGGTTCAGGAGCAGGCGGTACACCAGGTCCAAACTTAACTACGTTTGGTGACCGTAACCGTGTTGCTGGTTTCTTAGAACACAATGAAGAAAACTTAAAAGCTTGGATTAAAAACCCAGAAGAATTTAAACCAGGTAACTTAATGATGAACGCTGAAGGCACTGCGCCTATTTACGGTGATTTATCTGATGAAGAAATTGAAGCTCTTGCAACTTATATCATGAGCTTATCAGTTGAAAAATAAATTTCGTTCTATGTAACAAATTTTGAGGGAGGTAAAAGTTGTGAGCTCATACACACAGAAAAAGGGCTTTGGAGCAACTGTCTGGGATTACATTACTACTGTTGACCATAAAAAGTTAGCAGTCATGTATTTATTAGCCGGCACATTGTTCTTCGCTATCGCTGGTTTTGAAGCGTTATTAATGCGTATTCAGTTAATGAAACCAAATAACGATTTCGTGTCAGCTGGTTTTTTCAATGAATTATTAACAATGCACGGAACAACAATGTTATTCCTAGCTGCTACTCCATTACTATTCGCATTTATGAACATGCTTGTACCATTACAAATTGGTGCGCGTGACGTTGCATTCCCGTTCCTTAACTCTTTAGGGTTCTGGTTATTCTTCCTAGGTGCTGTATTCCTTCACCTGTCATTCTTTATGGGTGGCGCTCCTGATGCGGGCTGGACTTCTTATGCATCATTATCTTTATATTCTCCAGGACATGGTATTGACTTCTATGTTCTTGGTTTACAAATTTCAGGGGCAGGTACATTAATTTCAGGTCTTAACTTCATCGTTACGATCATTACAATGCGTGCTCCTGGTATGACATTCATGCGTATGCCATTATTCACATGGACAGCTCTTGTATCAAGTGCATTAATTTTATTCGCATTCCCTCCATTAACAATTGGTTTATTAATGATGTTATTCGACCGTATGTTCGGTGGTAACTTCTTTGACCATACAATGGGTGGTAACACAGTAATTTGGGAGCACTTATTCTGGATCTTCGGACACCCAGAGGTTTATATCTTAGTATTACCGGCGTTCGGTTTATTCTCTGAGATTATTCCAGCGTTCTCTCGTAAACGTTTATTCGGATACTCTTCAATGGTATTCGCAACAATTTTAATTGGTTTCCTAGGGTTCATGGTTTGGGCTCACCATATGTTTACAGTTGGTCTTGGGCCAACAGCAAACGCAATCTTCGCTGTTGCAACAATGGCAATCGCGGTTCCAACAGGTATGAAAGTATTCAACTGGATCTTAACTATTTGGGGCGGATCTATTAAAGTTACAACACCAATGCTTTATGCACTTGGTTTCATCCCGTCATTCGTTGCGGGTGGTGTTACAGGGGTAATGCAAGCATCTGCACCTCTTGACTATCAATTACACGATTCTTACTTTATCGTTGCTCACTTCCACTACGTAATCGTTGGTGGTATCGTTACAGCATTATTTGGTTCAGCGCACTTCTACTGGCCAATTTTCTTCAACCGTATGTTAAACGAAACGCTTGGTAAAATTACTTTCTGGGTATTCTTTATTGGATTCCATTTAACGTTCTTCGTTCAACACTTCTTAGGTTTAATGGGTATGCCACGTCGTGTATTCACTTACATGGAAGGTCAAGGTTGGGATCAGTTCAACTATATCTCTACAATCGGTGCATTAATGATGGGTGTAGGGGTTATCTTAATGGTAATCAACTGTTTAATGTCTATTAAAGGCAAGCCAGCAGGTCGCGACCCATGGGGCGATGGACGTACTTTAGAATGGTCAATTCCACAACCAATTCCATTCTACAACTTCCGTCAAACGCCACTTGTACGTGGTTTAGATCCATGGTGGATTGAAAAACAAGAAGGTAATAAAGAAGTGACATTTGCTGAGCCAATCGGTGATATTCATATGCCAAATAACTCAGCGATTCCATTCGTTATTTCATTAGGTATGTTTATTGCAGCATTCGGTGCACTTTACAATCCAGATGCAGATAAACCATGGTCTATCTATGTATTAATCATTGGTTTAGCTATTACATTTGGGGCGATGATTGTTCGTTCAGTTAAAGACGATCATGGTTTCCACTTACACAAAGAAGAAATTCTTGAAATTGAAGAACATCTTTACGGCAAAGGAGGAAATAAATAATGGATTTCAATACTAAATTTACTCCTCATACTTGGCCAGATCATCCTGAACAAGCTACGATGGAAGGTAAAAATAAAGTCGTTGGTTTCTGGATTTTCCTTGCCTGTGAAGTTGTACTTTTCGCAAGTTTATTCGCTACTTATTTAGCGCTTAAGAACAAAGGGCCAGCTGGCATGGAGTTCACAACTCAAGGTTTATTTGAATTACCATTAGCATTTGCTATGACGATGTTATTATTAACATCATCACTAACTTCTGTTTATGCAATTTACCATATGCGTAACTTTAACTTTAAAGGGATGCAAACTTGGTTAGCCATTACTTTAGCTTTAGGTCTTGGATTCTTAGCACTTGAAATCTATGAATTCCAACACTATGTGCACCTTGGTTTTACATTTAACCAATCTGCATTCGCAACTGCGTTCTATTCTTTAGTTGGTACACACGGTTTCCACGTAACTTTAGGACTTGTATGGATTGCAACTTTAATGATCCGTAATGCGAAACGTGGTTTAAACTTGTACAATGCACCTAAATTTTTCGTAGCTGCTTTATATTGGCACTTTATTGACGTTGTTTGGGTATTTATCTTTACAGTAGTTTACTTGATGGGAGTGATCGGATAATGTCTTCACACGATACACCTATAGTTGCTAAGTCACAGGCACAGTATGAGTATGATCGTCATCATAATGCCGTTCATATGCGTAAACAAGTAATCAACTTTGCGATCATGATTTTCTTTACGTTTATCGCATTCGCAGTAGTTGCAGCTGATTTTTCTAAATACTTAATCATGCCATTCGTATTATTATTGGCTGGTGTTCAAGTTGTACTTCAGCTTTATTCTTTCATGCACTTAGAGGACAAAAAAACACACTTTGGTGGTGTTATTGGCTTCTTCATGTGGATGGGGATGTTAATCGCATTTACATTCTTCTTAGCATTTTTAACAATCATTTGGTGGTAATCACCAAAAGAGCACGTTCGTTAATTGTACGAACGTGCTTTTTCTTATGTTTTAAAGTTGTGAAGGTTTCAAAAAGAGACAAACACTGTTAAACTTAACATTTGTTCACCTTTCGTTCATTGCAGTATAGCTGTAAGCGTTTTATAATAGGAGTACTGAAGTTTAAAGGAGTGCGTTCTATATGCCACTTAGTATATTTGGTTTCCAAGCATTGTGGAGTCCCTATTTAATAGGAGTTCTTGTTTTTATAACGATTATCTATTTTTTAGTCACAGTAAAGTGGCGTAATGATTTTAAAGTAAGTGAACCTCTGAAAAAGGGAGAAGCCATTTATTTCGTGTTAGCCATGATTACTATTTATATCATTAAAGGTTCTCCAGTTGATTTAATGGCTCACATTATGTTTACCATGCATATGGTTCAAATGGCGATCTTATTATTGCTTGTTCCGATTTTCTTAATTAAAGGAATCCCTTGGTGGGTTTGGAAAGTTGCGATTGAAGCACCGGTTGTTAGAACGTTGTTTAAAGTACTGACATTACCAGTTGTTGCAGTCTTTGTGTTTATTGGTCTATTTTCCTTCTATCATTTGCCTTCAGTATTAGATTACATTAAATTAAATGAAACATTACATGGTACCTATACATTTGTATTATTTCTTTCAGCTATTTTTATGTACTGGCCTTTAATTCAAAATATGCCTAATAGTGCTAAAATGAAGCCTTTGCATAAATTAGCCTATATTATTGCAAATGCTGTGTTAATTACACCTGCTTGTGGATTAATCATTTTTGCTCCTAATGCAATGTATGAGACATATACAAATGGTGATGCCTGGTTAAAAGCAATGGAGCTGTGTGTACCAGCCTCTACATTATCAGGCTTATCATTATCAGGACCAGAGCTGTTTACAGACATGAAACCTGTTGCAGACCAGCAATTAGGTGGCGTATTAATGAAAATCTTACAAGAGCTTATTTTTGGTGTATTAATTGGGACAATCTTTACGAGATGGTATCGTTCTGAACAAAAAGATCCAGATAAAATTACGGCTGATGCATTAGCTGCACACCAAAAAAAATGGGAAAGTCAACAGCAACATTAATTGTAATATAGAAATTTACTTTGTATAAGGGGTTTTGACAATGGAATTGCAAATTTTGCCTACTATTAGTACATCGTTTATCGTCATTAGTGCTGTACTAGTAGCGATAGGATGGGGCTTAATTATAAAAAGAAATGTAGAGGGGCATAAGAAAGTAATGCTTGCTGCAGGTGTTGCGGCACTTATATTCTTTATTATCTATGCATCCCGTACAATCTTTATTGGAAATACGGCTTTTGGCGGTGGAGAACATTTAAAACCATATTATACGTTCTTTTTGATTTTCCATATTATTTTGGCGACATCTGGAGCCGTGTTTGGTATCGTTAGCATTATTTCGGGTTTGAAAACAAATATTAAGTTACACAGACGTATTGGACCAATCACAAGTATTATTTGGTTCTTTGTTGCCATCACTGGTGTACTTGTTTATTTATTGCTATATATTTTATTTGAACCAGGTGAAACAACATCCGTTATTAAAGCCATTTTAGGGTTTTAAAAAAAATCTCCCTCTTTATTATTGTAAAGGTGGGAGATTTTTTGTAGTTGGTTGAAATATAGAAAGTATCACTACAACAAGTAAAGGGCCTATTAATATCCCAAGAAAACCAAATATTTTAAAGCCGATAAACATGGCAATGAAGGTATTTAAGGAGGAAAGGCCAATTTTATCACCAATAATTTTTGGTTCAATCATTCTGCGGACTAGAAATTGCCCCACATTTAGTAACGTTAGAACGACAGCATATATATAGTCGCCTGCAAATACTTGATAAATGGCCCATGGGACTAAAAGGATAAATGAATCGAGAAAAGGGATAAAATCTAATACAACGAGTGATAAAGCTAACAGTATGGGAAATGGCGTTTTTAAATAATAAAATGCTGCGAAGGATATCGCAAAGATACTAGCACCAACAAGCAATTGTGCTTTTAAAAAGCCGAATAAGGCTAGTTTAACGCGCTGCCCAATAAAAATGATTTTTTGATGATAGTGAAAAGGAAAGGGCATTAATAATTTCCGATTAATGGCTGGCAAATCTAAGAGCAACATATACAAGACAATCCAATAAACAAAAACATCAAATAAAAGGGAGGGGATATATGTTAGTAAAGTAGACAATACATTCACATTTGTTAAGGATATGGCGAATTTTTCTATAGAGGCTAAAGCATTTTCAATCATGAATTGAATTTGTAAAACGAGTTCTACAGGTAAATGATAGGTGTAGTTACTGAGCTTGGATTGCATTTGAATCCATAAGGCCGATAGTTGATTAAGGTACTCAGGAATATCGATGATAAAAGAAGAAAATTGTTTCCAGCTTATATAGAGTATAAGTGTACATAATAATAAAGAGATACTGAGAAAAAATAAAAAAAAGATGAAAACAACTATTTTACGTTTTTTTCGAAACCGTTTGCACATTCGAACAATAATCGGTTCTAAAAGTAACGCGGTTAAGTAGGCAAGGAGGATTGGTAACGATATAGAAATGAACCAGAGAAGCAGAAGCCCAATCGCTATGACGATTATGGGATGCCGAAAAAAAGGACGATTAAAAAAAGATAACATTTTTCTC
Encoded proteins:
- a CDS encoding TetR/AcrR family transcriptional regulator, whose protein sequence is MDSHKNTFIQEARKQQIIAATITTLDDIGYIKASLAQIAKRATISTALISYHFADRQDLIDQSLQALLEQSATFILTKTYAADDPATQLANFIEASIAYQATHPKENAALLEIIFNARTAEDVPYYKISDDGEDPLLKALCKILEDGKEQGTFTVDSVQVMAKVIQGAIGEYMLIGGPISVEAEEYSQEVIKIMWTAMKVEGHKNA
- a CDS encoding COX15/CtaA family protein, with translation MQHNRYLKWFAVAATVGMLLILLGGALVTKTDSGLGCGRNWPDCNGSLIPKEITPEVLIEFSHRLVTGVVSISILVLTIWTWRKLGHIREVKLLGFLAMFFLIAQALIGAAQVLWGQGDFILALHFGISLISFAAVLLLSMIVFEVDRKFDADNVFIGKKLRWHTIAVTIYSYLVVYTGALVRHTDSSLICPDWPFCYNETPFALPNNMYEWVQMGHRLAVLIIFIWIAYITWHAVKEYKNQRVIYYGWVIAFTIVVLQVVAGMLVVLTRLNLTVALLHSLFISLLFGLLCYMIMLVARSNYNEKKK
- the cyoE gene encoding heme o synthase, with product MSNGRTLAATRNTGPETTSVVKDFLALIKIGIVNSNLVTTFTGMWLAFQFTSRHFLQELDVIFYTMLGAALIIGGSGAMNNFIDQDIDPIMKRTKARPTVTGRFKPNFVLTIALSFLIVGEILLFAASFAAGMWGLAGIFAYVVLYSMWSKRKHVSNTVVGSISGAIPPVIGFAAVEPALGLGALALFLIMFAWQPPHFYALAMKRTEEYRAAKIPMLPVVKGFKRTKYSMLFWILLLLPLPFLLPELGIGFLTLATALNLGWLILALKGFTTKDDMKWANKMFIYSLNHMTILFVAIIIFALFS
- the coxB gene encoding cytochrome c oxidase subunit II; its protein translation is MMKGLKKWRLFSLLAVMMVFLSGCGEDYLSTLKPSGEVGKQQLNLLLLTTIIMTLVVVIVSVIYLLAFLKYRRSRVGENVIPKQVEGSHTLEVIWTVIPIILLLIIAVPVVTTTYKFADVAAMDEVDEEGNKTALTINVTAKLYWWEFEYPNQGIVTAQELVVPTGEKVYFNLKAADVKHSFWIPAVGGKMDTNVENLNKFYLVFDKESKDLKDGVFYGKCAELCGPSHALMDFKVKALSPDAFDAWVDAMKATEGQIADKASTDLGEATFANSCLGCHAISGSGAGGTPGPNLTTFGDRNRVAGFLEHNEENLKAWIKNPEEFKPGNLMMNAEGTAPIYGDLSDEEIEALATYIMSLSVEK
- the ctaD gene encoding cytochrome c oxidase subunit I produces the protein MSSYTQKKGFGATVWDYITTVDHKKLAVMYLLAGTLFFAIAGFEALLMRIQLMKPNNDFVSAGFFNELLTMHGTTMLFLAATPLLFAFMNMLVPLQIGARDVAFPFLNSLGFWLFFLGAVFLHLSFFMGGAPDAGWTSYASLSLYSPGHGIDFYVLGLQISGAGTLISGLNFIVTIITMRAPGMTFMRMPLFTWTALVSSALILFAFPPLTIGLLMMLFDRMFGGNFFDHTMGGNTVIWEHLFWIFGHPEVYILVLPAFGLFSEIIPAFSRKRLFGYSSMVFATILIGFLGFMVWAHHMFTVGLGPTANAIFAVATMAIAVPTGMKVFNWILTIWGGSIKVTTPMLYALGFIPSFVAGGVTGVMQASAPLDYQLHDSYFIVAHFHYVIVGGIVTALFGSAHFYWPIFFNRMLNETLGKITFWVFFIGFHLTFFVQHFLGLMGMPRRVFTYMEGQGWDQFNYISTIGALMMGVGVILMVINCLMSIKGKPAGRDPWGDGRTLEWSIPQPIPFYNFRQTPLVRGLDPWWIEKQEGNKEVTFAEPIGDIHMPNNSAIPFVISLGMFIAAFGALYNPDADKPWSIYVLIIGLAITFGAMIVRSVKDDHGFHLHKEEILEIEEHLYGKGGNK
- a CDS encoding cytochrome c oxidase subunit 3 codes for the protein MDFNTKFTPHTWPDHPEQATMEGKNKVVGFWIFLACEVVLFASLFATYLALKNKGPAGMEFTTQGLFELPLAFAMTMLLLTSSLTSVYAIYHMRNFNFKGMQTWLAITLALGLGFLALEIYEFQHYVHLGFTFNQSAFATAFYSLVGTHGFHVTLGLVWIATLMIRNAKRGLNLYNAPKFFVAALYWHFIDVVWVFIFTVVYLMGVIG
- a CDS encoding cytochrome C oxidase subunit IV family protein, which produces MSSHDTPIVAKSQAQYEYDRHHNAVHMRKQVINFAIMIFFTFIAFAVVAADFSKYLIMPFVLLLAGVQVVLQLYSFMHLEDKKTHFGGVIGFFMWMGMLIAFTFFLAFLTIIWW
- the ctaG gene encoding cytochrome c oxidase assembly factor CtaG, with protein sequence MPLSIFGFQALWSPYLIGVLVFITIIYFLVTVKWRNDFKVSEPLKKGEAIYFVLAMITIYIIKGSPVDLMAHIMFTMHMVQMAILLLLVPIFLIKGIPWWVWKVAIEAPVVRTLFKVLTLPVVAVFVFIGLFSFYHLPSVLDYIKLNETLHGTYTFVLFLSAIFMYWPLIQNMPNSAKMKPLHKLAYIIANAVLITPACGLIIFAPNAMYETYTNGDAWLKAMELCVPASTLSGLSLSGPELFTDMKPVADQQLGGVLMKILQELIFGVLIGTIFTRWYRSEQKDPDKITADALAAHQKKWESQQQH
- a CDS encoding DUF420 domain-containing protein, producing MELQILPTISTSFIVISAVLVAIGWGLIIKRNVEGHKKVMLAAGVAALIFFIIYASRTIFIGNTAFGGGEHLKPYYTFFLIFHIILATSGAVFGIVSIISGLKTNIKLHRRIGPITSIIWFFVAITGVLVYLLLYILFEPGETTSVIKAILGF
- the ytvI gene encoding sporulation integral membrane protein YtvI; protein product: MLSFFNRPFFRHPIIVIAIGLLLLWFISISLPILLAYLTALLLEPIIVRMCKRFRKKRKIVVFIFFLFFLSISLLLCTLILYISWKQFSSFIIDIPEYLNQLSALWIQMQSKLSNYTYHLPVELVLQIQFMIENALASIEKFAISLTNVNVLSTLLTYIPSLLFDVFVYWIVLYMLLLDLPAINRKLLMPFPFHYHQKIIFIGQRVKLALFGFLKAQLLVGASIFAISFAAFYYLKTPFPILLALSLVVLDFIPFLDSFILLVPWAIYQVFAGDYIYAVVLTLLNVGQFLVRRMIEPKIIGDKIGLSSLNTFIAMFIGFKIFGFLGILIGPLLVVVILSIFQPTTKNLPPLQ